From Streptomyces sp. NBC_00370, a single genomic window includes:
- a CDS encoding AAA family ATPase: MSAPTPETAVNSDSARASLEALRTEIAKAVVGQDSAVTGLVVALLCRGHVLLEGVPGVAKTLLVRALAASLELDTKRVQFTPDLMPSDVTGSLIYDSRTAEFSFQPGPVFTNLLLADEINRTPPKTQSSLLEAMEERQVTVDGTPRPLPDPFLVAATQNPVEYEGTYPLPEAQLDRFLLKLTVPLPGREDEINVLTRHADGFNPRDLKAAGIGPVAGPADLEAARAAVAKTSVSPEIAGYVVDICRATRESPSLTLGVSPRGATALLSTARAWAWLTGRDYVTPDDVKALALPTLRHRVQLRPEAEMEGVTADSVITALLAHVPVPR, encoded by the coding sequence ATGAGTGCCCCGACCCCTGAGACCGCTGTGAACTCGGACAGCGCCCGCGCTTCCCTGGAGGCCCTGCGCACCGAGATCGCGAAGGCGGTGGTCGGCCAGGACTCCGCCGTCACCGGTCTTGTCGTCGCTCTCCTGTGTCGGGGTCACGTCCTGCTCGAAGGAGTCCCCGGAGTCGCGAAGACCCTCCTGGTACGAGCACTCGCAGCCTCCCTCGAACTCGACACGAAGCGCGTCCAGTTCACCCCCGATCTGATGCCCAGCGACGTCACCGGCTCGCTCATCTACGACTCCAGGACCGCAGAGTTCTCCTTCCAGCCCGGTCCCGTCTTCACCAATCTGCTGCTGGCCGACGAGATCAACCGCACCCCGCCCAAGACCCAGTCGTCACTGCTGGAGGCAATGGAGGAGCGGCAGGTCACCGTCGACGGCACCCCGCGCCCGCTGCCCGACCCGTTCCTCGTCGCGGCGACCCAGAACCCCGTCGAGTACGAAGGCACCTACCCCCTCCCGGAAGCCCAACTGGACCGCTTCCTCCTCAAGCTCACCGTCCCGCTGCCGGGCCGCGAGGACGAGATCAACGTCCTCACCCGCCATGCGGACGGCTTCAACCCGCGCGATCTCAAAGCCGCCGGGATAGGCCCCGTCGCAGGCCCCGCAGACCTGGAAGCAGCCCGCGCCGCCGTCGCCAAGACATCGGTCTCACCCGAGATCGCCGGCTATGTGGTCGATATCTGCCGTGCCACCCGTGAATCCCCCTCACTCACACTCGGCGTCTCGCCCCGAGGCGCCACCGCCCTGCTCTCCACCGCCAGGGCCTGGGCCTGGCTCACCGGCCGGGACTACGTCACCCCCGACGACGTGAAAGCCCTCGCCCTCCCCACGCTGCGCCACCGCGTCCAACTCCGCCCTGAGGCCGAGATGGAGGGAGTCACAGCGGACTCCGTCATCACCGCGCTCCTCGCCCATGTCCCCGTCCCCCGATGA